In Lysobacter lycopersici, a genomic segment contains:
- a CDS encoding DUF1249 domain-containing protein, which yields MAQVLARATRIPRLGRFGWLMALYAENHRKLVRLFEPGDLAAGSYASSIGDGLDLRLDVLEQHRYTSELRMTYTVVDAATGAPDPSAFIRLYRDAHQAEATHCHVGRRWQDAIGMYPPTDTLIRHRLRMNTFLGKWLDYLAEQGHGVARLQPLADAPVLVDVPARRASDA from the coding sequence ATGGCACAAGTGCTCGCACGCGCCACGCGCATCCCCAGGCTCGGCCGTTTCGGCTGGCTGATGGCCCTGTACGCGGAAAACCACCGCAAGCTGGTGCGCTTGTTCGAACCCGGGGACCTCGCGGCCGGAAGCTACGCGTCCTCGATCGGCGATGGCCTCGACCTGCGACTGGACGTGCTCGAGCAGCATCGTTACACCAGCGAATTGCGCATGACCTACACGGTGGTGGACGCCGCCACCGGCGCGCCGGATCCGTCGGCGTTCATCCGCCTGTACCGCGACGCGCACCAGGCCGAGGCGACGCATTGCCACGTCGGTCGGCGCTGGCAGGATGCGATCGGCATGTATCCGCCGACCGATACGCTGATCCGCCATCGCCTGCGCATGAACACCTTCCTCGGCAAGTGGTTGGATTACCTCGCCGAGCAGGGCCATGGCGTCGCGCGCCTGCAACCGCTGGCGGATGCGCCGGTGCTGGTGGATGTCCCGGCGCGGCGCGCATCCGACGCCTGA
- the ppsA gene encoding phosphoenolpyruvate synthase: protein MTSNVLWLHDLRLSDLAQVGGKNSSLGEMIGELSGLGVSVPGGFATTADAFKAFIAHNDLHQRIYDKLATIDVEDVPALTRAGAEIRGWVIDAPLQPGLDADIRAAYAKLCADAGAADIAVAVRSSATAEDLPDASFAGQQETFLNVTGADDVVHKVKEVFASLYNDRAIAYRVHHGFAHEDVFLSAGVQLMVRSDVGASGVLFTLDTESGFRDVVFVTASYGLGEMVVQGAVNPDEFYVYKPTLKAGKPAILRRSLGSKQLRMVYSNVAGERVRTEDTPAELRSKFSIADADVQELAKQALVIEAHYGRPMDVEWGKDGNTGKLYILQARPETVKSRAQATQIERYSLQQRGEVLAEGRAIGSKIGSGTARVVRSLDDMKRVQPGDVLVADMTDPDWEPVMKRSAAIVTNRGGRTCHAAIIARELGVPAVVGTGNALDTIQDGDPITVSCAEGDTGFIYAGALPFERTTTDLGNMPPAPLKIMMNVANPDRAFDFGMLPNAGIGLARLEMIIASHIGVHPKALLEYDRQDAETKKKIDARIAGYANPVDFYVDRLAEGIATITASVAPKPVIVRLSDFKSNEYANLIGGSKYEPHEENPMIGFRGASRYVDPSFRDAFALECRAVKRVREDMGLDNLWVMIPFVRTLDEGRKVMDVLRDNGLVQGENGLKVIMMCELPSNALLADEFLDIFDGFSIGSNDMTQLTLGLDRDSAIVAGLFDERDPAVKKMLAMAIATARAKGKYVGICGQGPSDHPDLAQWLMEQGIESVSLNPDTVVDTWLALAKSKSKQ, encoded by the coding sequence TTGACCAGCAACGTCCTCTGGCTGCACGACCTGCGCCTGTCCGATCTCGCCCAGGTGGGCGGCAAGAATTCCTCGCTGGGCGAAATGATCGGCGAACTCTCCGGGCTCGGCGTCTCCGTGCCGGGCGGCTTCGCCACCACGGCGGACGCGTTCAAGGCCTTCATCGCGCACAACGACCTGCACCAGCGCATCTACGACAAGCTGGCGACCATCGATGTCGAGGACGTGCCCGCACTCACCCGCGCGGGTGCGGAAATCCGCGGCTGGGTGATCGACGCCCCGCTGCAGCCCGGCCTCGATGCAGACATCCGCGCCGCCTACGCGAAACTCTGCGCCGACGCCGGTGCCGCCGACATTGCGGTCGCGGTGCGCTCCTCCGCCACCGCCGAAGACCTGCCCGACGCCTCGTTCGCCGGCCAGCAGGAAACTTTCCTCAACGTGACCGGCGCCGACGATGTGGTGCACAAGGTCAAGGAAGTCTTCGCCAGCCTCTACAACGACCGCGCCATCGCCTACCGCGTCCACCACGGTTTCGCCCACGAGGACGTGTTCCTCTCCGCCGGCGTGCAATTGATGGTGCGCTCCGACGTCGGCGCCTCCGGCGTGCTGTTCACCCTCGATACCGAATCCGGCTTCCGCGACGTGGTCTTCGTCACGGCGAGCTACGGCCTCGGCGAGATGGTCGTGCAGGGTGCGGTGAATCCCGACGAGTTCTACGTCTACAAGCCCACGCTCAAGGCCGGGAAGCCGGCGATCCTGCGTCGTTCGCTGGGCAGCAAGCAACTGCGAATGGTGTATTCGAACGTAGCGGGCGAACGCGTTCGCACCGAGGACACGCCGGCGGAACTGCGTTCGAAATTCTCCATCGCCGATGCCGACGTGCAGGAACTGGCCAAGCAGGCGCTGGTGATCGAGGCGCACTACGGCCGCCCGATGGACGTCGAGTGGGGCAAGGACGGCAACACCGGCAAGCTCTACATCCTGCAGGCGCGCCCGGAAACGGTGAAGTCGCGCGCGCAGGCCACGCAGATCGAACGCTATTCGCTGCAACAACGCGGCGAAGTGCTGGCCGAAGGCCGCGCCATCGGCAGCAAGATCGGCAGCGGCACCGCGCGCGTGGTGCGTTCGCTCGACGACATGAAGCGCGTGCAGCCGGGCGACGTGCTGGTCGCGGACATGACCGATCCCGACTGGGAACCGGTGATGAAGCGCTCCGCCGCCATCGTCACCAACCGCGGCGGCCGCACCTGCCACGCCGCGATCATCGCGCGCGAGCTCGGCGTGCCCGCGGTCGTCGGCACCGGCAACGCGCTGGACACGATCCAGGACGGCGACCCGATCACGGTGAGTTGCGCCGAGGGCGATACCGGTTTCATCTATGCCGGCGCACTGCCCTTCGAGCGCACGACCACCGACCTCGGCAACATGCCGCCGGCGCCGCTCAAGATCATGATGAACGTGGCCAACCCCGACCGTGCCTTCGACTTCGGCATGCTGCCGAATGCCGGCATCGGCCTGGCCCGGCTGGAGATGATCATCGCCAGCCACATCGGCGTGCACCCGAAGGCGTTGCTGGAATACGACCGCCAGGACGCCGAAACGAAGAAGAAGATCGACGCGCGCATCGCCGGTTATGCCAACCCGGTGGATTTCTACGTCGACCGGCTGGCCGAAGGCATCGCCACCATCACCGCTTCGGTCGCGCCCAAGCCGGTGATCGTGCGCCTGTCCGACTTCAAGTCGAACGAGTACGCCAACCTGATCGGCGGTTCGAAGTACGAACCGCACGAGGAAAACCCGATGATCGGCTTCCGCGGCGCCAGCCGCTACGTCGATCCTTCGTTCCGCGACGCCTTCGCGCTGGAATGCAGGGCGGTCAAGCGCGTGCGCGAGGACATGGGCCTCGACAACCTTTGGGTGATGATCCCGTTCGTGCGCACGCTCGACGAAGGCCGCAAGGTGATGGACGTGTTGCGCGACAACGGCCTCGTCCAGGGCGAGAACGGTTTGAAAGTGATCATGATGTGCGAACTGCCGTCGAATGCCCTGCTCGCCGACGAATTCCTCGACATCTTCGACGGTTTCTCGATCGGTTCCAACGACATGACCCAGCTCACGCTCGGCCTCGATCGCGATTCGGCGATTGTTGCTGGCCTGTTCGACGAACGCGATCCGGCGGTGAAGAAGATGCTGGCCATGGCGATCGCCACCGCGCGCGCCAAGGGCAAGTACGTCGGCATCTGCGGCCAGGGGCCGAGCGACCATCCGGACCTCGCGCAGTGGTTGATGGAACAGGGCATCGAATCGGTGTCGCTGAACCCGGACACCGTGGTCGACACCTGGCTGGCGCTGGCGAAATCCAAATCGAAGCAATAG
- the ppsR gene encoding posphoenolpyruvate synthetase regulatory kinase/phosphorylase PpsR, translated as MTAARPVFYVSDGTGITAETIGHSLLTQFTGTRFATDRIPFVDTVDKARSVAARIRAAGEAAGLRPVIVSSCVDAELIQALGESGALVLDVFAPYIAPMEQELGLKRMPQVGQAHGIVDFDTYHRRINAMNYALTHDDGMRLDYAEADLILVGVSRAGKTPTCVYLALHYGIRAANYPLTDDDLDSDRLPAKLQAYRRKLFGLTIDPERLQQIRQERRPNSRYSQLETCRREVAQAEAMFQVERIPVLSTTHASIEEIASRVLESLGINREMF; from the coding sequence ATGACCGCAGCGCGCCCGGTGTTCTACGTCTCCGACGGCACCGGCATCACCGCCGAGACCATCGGACACAGCCTGCTGACCCAATTCACCGGGACCCGCTTCGCCACCGACCGCATTCCGTTCGTGGATACCGTCGACAAGGCCCGCAGCGTCGCCGCCCGCATCCGCGCCGCGGGCGAGGCCGCGGGCCTGCGTCCGGTGATCGTCAGTTCCTGCGTGGACGCGGAGTTGATCCAGGCCCTGGGCGAAAGCGGCGCGCTGGTGCTGGACGTGTTCGCCCCCTACATCGCCCCGATGGAACAGGAACTCGGCCTCAAGCGCATGCCGCAGGTGGGCCAGGCGCACGGCATCGTCGATTTCGACACCTACCACCGCCGCATCAACGCGATGAACTACGCGCTGACCCACGACGACGGCATGCGCCTGGACTACGCGGAGGCCGACCTGATCCTGGTCGGCGTTTCGCGCGCGGGCAAGACCCCGACCTGCGTCTACCTGGCGCTGCACTACGGCATCCGCGCCGCGAATTACCCGCTGACCGACGACGACCTCGATTCCGACCGGCTGCCGGCGAAACTGCAAGCCTATCGGCGCAAGCTGTTCGGCCTGACCATCGATCCCGAACGCCTGCAGCAGATCCGCCAGGAACGACGGCCGAATTCGCGCTATTCGCAGCTGGAGACGTGCAGGCGCGAAGTGGCGCAGGCCGAGGCCATGTTCCAGGTGGAACGCATCCCGGTGCTGAGCACGACGCACGCATCCATCGAGGAAATCGCGAGCCGGGTGCTGGAATCGCTGGGCATCAACCGCGAGATGTTCTGA